The Chiroxiphia lanceolata isolate bChiLan1 chromosome 4, bChiLan1.pri, whole genome shotgun sequence genome contains a region encoding:
- the SH3BP2 gene encoding SH3 domain-binding protein 2 isoform X2, translating into MPERGHKLLMALSSQRKQSFAETASRKTMCRSGKVTRMMASQEQVWPVPMKAIGAQNLLTMPGGVTKSGYLHKKGGTQLQILKWPLRFVIIHEGCIYYFKSSTSASPQGAFSLKGYNRVMRAAEETTSSNVFPFKLVHISKKHRTWFFSASSEDERKNWMLSLRREIDHYHEKKETITEFSDSGSDADSFYGSVERPIDIKYSHHSADNEDYDQEEEDESYLQPDTCDIVKDDMVLPPAYPPPPVPHVRKAAYTEARANSYAGKPTAPAPPPPPKRSLPDIKLEDPVTTREPQLQCRAEPNLRVQSSSRRLSEQLPPVPPLPVFKKPVCVKESHPLPPDPLPPAQVLPLPEGCEKLKNLNLSPRTPPPLPTNKPKLSQLTEKPVELKVPREHGKPGLFVPPVLPKPPVPSHQPPGIKPRAEKSSCPQLQSPPDGQSFRSFSFEKPALPSKPSQPDDDNSDDDYEKVGLPASIFLNTSESFEVERIFKASSPQGQPQNGLYCIRNSSTKPGKVLVVWDEPAGKVRNYRIFEKDDKFYLDSDIMFLNMGSLVEYYSTHVLPSHDSLMLRCPYGYSKPR; encoded by the exons ATGCCTGAGAGGGGTCACAAGTTATTAATGGCTTTGTCATCACAAAGGAAACAATCATTCGCTGAAACTGCCAGCAGGAAAACTATGTGTCGATCGGGCAAGGTCACCAG AATGATGGCCTCGCAGGAGCAGGTCTGGCCAGTCCCAATGAAGGCAATTGGAGCACAAAACCTTCTGACAATGCCTGGAGGAGTGACCAAATCGGGATATCTTCATAAAAAAGGAGGCACCCAGCTGCAGATCTTGAAGT gGCCATTGAGATTTGTGATTATCCACGAAGGATGTATctactattttaaaagcagcacatCTGCATCTCCCCAGGGTGCCTTTTCTTTGAAAGGTTACAACAG GGTTATGCGGGCAGCTGAGGAGACAACATCAAGTAATGTGTTTCCTTTCAAGTTAGTTCACATAAGCAAGAAGCACAGGAcgtggtttttttcagcttcttctgaagatgaaagaaag aattGGATGCTGTCCTTGAGAAGAGAAATCGATCACTACcatgagaagaaagaaacaataacAGAATTCAG tgactCTGGTTCTGATGCAGACAGTTTCTATGGCTCAGTAGAACGTCCCATTGATATCAAGTATTCTCATCATTCAGCAGATAATGAAG ATTACGaccaggaggaagaggatgagtCCTACTTGCAGCCAGACACCTGTGACATAGTGAAAGATG ATATGGTGCTGCCCCCAGCATACCCACCTCCACCTGTTCCTCATGTCAGAAAAGCTGCCTACACAGAAGCAAGGGCAAATTCCTATGCTGGCAAACCTacagcaccagcaccaccaccacctcctaAGAGGAGCTTACCTGACATCAAACTAGAGGATCCCGTAACCACGAGAGAACCGCAGTTGCAGTGCCGAGCTGAACCTAATCTAAGGGTTCAATCCTCAAGCCGGAGACTAAGTGAACAGTTGCCCCCTGTACCCCCTTTGCCTGTTTTCAAGAAGCCTGTGTGTGTCAAAGAATCTCACCCATTGCCTCCAGaccctctgcctccagcccaaGTTCTTCCTCTTCCAGAAGGATGTGAGAAGCTAAAAAACTTAAACCTTTCACCGCGAACTCCTCCTCCACTACCAACCAATAAACCCAAACTGTCACAGCTCACTGAAAAACCAGTGGAGCTCAAAGTGCCAAGAGAACATGGTAAACCTGGACTGTTTGTGCCACCAGTGCTCCCAAAGCCACCTGTGCCAAGCCACCAGCCCCCTGGAATCAAGCCTAGAGCAGAGAAGTCTTCATGTCCCCAGTTACA ATCACCACCAGATGGACAGAGTTTTAGAagcttttcatttgaaaaaccAGCACTACCCTCCAAACCAAGCCAACCTGATGATGATAACTCTGATGATGACTATGAAAAA GTTGGGCTGCCTGCTTCAATATTTCTTAATACCTCTGAATCCTTCGAAGTTGAAAG GATATTTAAAGCTAGTAGCCCACAAGGACAACCGCAAAATGGATTGTACTGTATTAGGAACTCATCTACTAAGCCTGGAAAG gtATTGGTTGTATGGGATGAACCTGCAGGAAAAGTGAGAAACTACAGAATCTTTGAAAAG GATGACAAGTTTTACCTGGATTCAGACATCATGTTTTTGAACATGGGAAGTTTGGTTGAATACTACAGCACTCATGTCTTACCTAGTCACGACAGCCTGATGCTTCGGTGTCCTTATGGTTACTCCAAACCAAGGTGA
- the SH3BP2 gene encoding SH3 domain-binding protein 2 isoform X1: MPERGHKLLMALSSQRKQSFAETASRKTMCRSGKVTRMMASQEQVWPVPMKAIGAQNLLTMPGGVTKSGYLHKKGGTQLQILKWPLRFVIIHEGCIYYFKSSTSASPQGAFSLKGYNRVMRAAEETTSSNVFPFKLVHISKKHRTWFFSASSEDERKNWMLSLRREIDHYHEKKETITEFSDSGSDADSFYGSVERPIDIKYSHHSADNEDYDQEEEDESYLQPDTCDIVKDDMVLPPAYPPPPVPHVRKAAYTEARANSYAGKPTAPAPPPPPKRSLPDIKLEDPVTTREPQLQCRAEPNLRVQSSSRRLSEQLPPVPPLPVFKKPVCVKESHPLPPDPLPPAQVLPLPEGCEKLKNLNLSPRTPPPLPTNKPKLSQLTEKPVELKVPREHGKPGLFVPPVLPKPPVPSHQPPGIKPRAEKSSCPQLQRSPPDGQSFRSFSFEKPALPSKPSQPDDDNSDDDYEKVGLPASIFLNTSESFEVERIFKASSPQGQPQNGLYCIRNSSTKPGKVLVVWDEPAGKVRNYRIFEKDDKFYLDSDIMFLNMGSLVEYYSTHVLPSHDSLMLRCPYGYSKPR; this comes from the exons ATGCCTGAGAGGGGTCACAAGTTATTAATGGCTTTGTCATCACAAAGGAAACAATCATTCGCTGAAACTGCCAGCAGGAAAACTATGTGTCGATCGGGCAAGGTCACCAG AATGATGGCCTCGCAGGAGCAGGTCTGGCCAGTCCCAATGAAGGCAATTGGAGCACAAAACCTTCTGACAATGCCTGGAGGAGTGACCAAATCGGGATATCTTCATAAAAAAGGAGGCACCCAGCTGCAGATCTTGAAGT gGCCATTGAGATTTGTGATTATCCACGAAGGATGTATctactattttaaaagcagcacatCTGCATCTCCCCAGGGTGCCTTTTCTTTGAAAGGTTACAACAG GGTTATGCGGGCAGCTGAGGAGACAACATCAAGTAATGTGTTTCCTTTCAAGTTAGTTCACATAAGCAAGAAGCACAGGAcgtggtttttttcagcttcttctgaagatgaaagaaag aattGGATGCTGTCCTTGAGAAGAGAAATCGATCACTACcatgagaagaaagaaacaataacAGAATTCAG tgactCTGGTTCTGATGCAGACAGTTTCTATGGCTCAGTAGAACGTCCCATTGATATCAAGTATTCTCATCATTCAGCAGATAATGAAG ATTACGaccaggaggaagaggatgagtCCTACTTGCAGCCAGACACCTGTGACATAGTGAAAGATG ATATGGTGCTGCCCCCAGCATACCCACCTCCACCTGTTCCTCATGTCAGAAAAGCTGCCTACACAGAAGCAAGGGCAAATTCCTATGCTGGCAAACCTacagcaccagcaccaccaccacctcctaAGAGGAGCTTACCTGACATCAAACTAGAGGATCCCGTAACCACGAGAGAACCGCAGTTGCAGTGCCGAGCTGAACCTAATCTAAGGGTTCAATCCTCAAGCCGGAGACTAAGTGAACAGTTGCCCCCTGTACCCCCTTTGCCTGTTTTCAAGAAGCCTGTGTGTGTCAAAGAATCTCACCCATTGCCTCCAGaccctctgcctccagcccaaGTTCTTCCTCTTCCAGAAGGATGTGAGAAGCTAAAAAACTTAAACCTTTCACCGCGAACTCCTCCTCCACTACCAACCAATAAACCCAAACTGTCACAGCTCACTGAAAAACCAGTGGAGCTCAAAGTGCCAAGAGAACATGGTAAACCTGGACTGTTTGTGCCACCAGTGCTCCCAAAGCCACCTGTGCCAAGCCACCAGCCCCCTGGAATCAAGCCTAGAGCAGAGAAGTCTTCATGTCCCCAGTTACA GAGATCACCACCAGATGGACAGAGTTTTAGAagcttttcatttgaaaaaccAGCACTACCCTCCAAACCAAGCCAACCTGATGATGATAACTCTGATGATGACTATGAAAAA GTTGGGCTGCCTGCTTCAATATTTCTTAATACCTCTGAATCCTTCGAAGTTGAAAG GATATTTAAAGCTAGTAGCCCACAAGGACAACCGCAAAATGGATTGTACTGTATTAGGAACTCATCTACTAAGCCTGGAAAG gtATTGGTTGTATGGGATGAACCTGCAGGAAAAGTGAGAAACTACAGAATCTTTGAAAAG GATGACAAGTTTTACCTGGATTCAGACATCATGTTTTTGAACATGGGAAGTTTGGTTGAATACTACAGCACTCATGTCTTACCTAGTCACGACAGCCTGATGCTTCGGTGTCCTTATGGTTACTCCAAACCAAGGTGA
- the SH3BP2 gene encoding SH3 domain-binding protein 2 isoform X3 encodes MMASQEQVWPVPMKAIGAQNLLTMPGGVTKSGYLHKKGGTQLQILKWPLRFVIIHEGCIYYFKSSTSASPQGAFSLKGYNRVMRAAEETTSSNVFPFKLVHISKKHRTWFFSASSEDERKNWMLSLRREIDHYHEKKETITEFSDSGSDADSFYGSVERPIDIKYSHHSADNEDYDQEEEDESYLQPDTCDIVKDDMVLPPAYPPPPVPHVRKAAYTEARANSYAGKPTAPAPPPPPKRSLPDIKLEDPVTTREPQLQCRAEPNLRVQSSSRRLSEQLPPVPPLPVFKKPVCVKESHPLPPDPLPPAQVLPLPEGCEKLKNLNLSPRTPPPLPTNKPKLSQLTEKPVELKVPREHGKPGLFVPPVLPKPPVPSHQPPGIKPRAEKSSCPQLQRSPPDGQSFRSFSFEKPALPSKPSQPDDDNSDDDYEKVGLPASIFLNTSESFEVERIFKASSPQGQPQNGLYCIRNSSTKPGKVLVVWDEPAGKVRNYRIFEKDDKFYLDSDIMFLNMGSLVEYYSTHVLPSHDSLMLRCPYGYSKPR; translated from the exons ATGATGGCCTCGCAGGAGCAGGTCTGGCCAGTCCCAATGAAGGCAATTGGAGCACAAAACCTTCTGACAATGCCTGGAGGAGTGACCAAATCGGGATATCTTCATAAAAAAGGAGGCACCCAGCTGCAGATCTTGAAGT gGCCATTGAGATTTGTGATTATCCACGAAGGATGTATctactattttaaaagcagcacatCTGCATCTCCCCAGGGTGCCTTTTCTTTGAAAGGTTACAACAG GGTTATGCGGGCAGCTGAGGAGACAACATCAAGTAATGTGTTTCCTTTCAAGTTAGTTCACATAAGCAAGAAGCACAGGAcgtggtttttttcagcttcttctgaagatgaaagaaag aattGGATGCTGTCCTTGAGAAGAGAAATCGATCACTACcatgagaagaaagaaacaataacAGAATTCAG tgactCTGGTTCTGATGCAGACAGTTTCTATGGCTCAGTAGAACGTCCCATTGATATCAAGTATTCTCATCATTCAGCAGATAATGAAG ATTACGaccaggaggaagaggatgagtCCTACTTGCAGCCAGACACCTGTGACATAGTGAAAGATG ATATGGTGCTGCCCCCAGCATACCCACCTCCACCTGTTCCTCATGTCAGAAAAGCTGCCTACACAGAAGCAAGGGCAAATTCCTATGCTGGCAAACCTacagcaccagcaccaccaccacctcctaAGAGGAGCTTACCTGACATCAAACTAGAGGATCCCGTAACCACGAGAGAACCGCAGTTGCAGTGCCGAGCTGAACCTAATCTAAGGGTTCAATCCTCAAGCCGGAGACTAAGTGAACAGTTGCCCCCTGTACCCCCTTTGCCTGTTTTCAAGAAGCCTGTGTGTGTCAAAGAATCTCACCCATTGCCTCCAGaccctctgcctccagcccaaGTTCTTCCTCTTCCAGAAGGATGTGAGAAGCTAAAAAACTTAAACCTTTCACCGCGAACTCCTCCTCCACTACCAACCAATAAACCCAAACTGTCACAGCTCACTGAAAAACCAGTGGAGCTCAAAGTGCCAAGAGAACATGGTAAACCTGGACTGTTTGTGCCACCAGTGCTCCCAAAGCCACCTGTGCCAAGCCACCAGCCCCCTGGAATCAAGCCTAGAGCAGAGAAGTCTTCATGTCCCCAGTTACA GAGATCACCACCAGATGGACAGAGTTTTAGAagcttttcatttgaaaaaccAGCACTACCCTCCAAACCAAGCCAACCTGATGATGATAACTCTGATGATGACTATGAAAAA GTTGGGCTGCCTGCTTCAATATTTCTTAATACCTCTGAATCCTTCGAAGTTGAAAG GATATTTAAAGCTAGTAGCCCACAAGGACAACCGCAAAATGGATTGTACTGTATTAGGAACTCATCTACTAAGCCTGGAAAG gtATTGGTTGTATGGGATGAACCTGCAGGAAAAGTGAGAAACTACAGAATCTTTGAAAAG GATGACAAGTTTTACCTGGATTCAGACATCATGTTTTTGAACATGGGAAGTTTGGTTGAATACTACAGCACTCATGTCTTACCTAGTCACGACAGCCTGATGCTTCGGTGTCCTTATGGTTACTCCAAACCAAGGTGA